In Melitaea cinxia chromosome 11, ilMelCinx1.1, whole genome shotgun sequence, a genomic segment contains:
- the LOC123657950 gene encoding synaptic vesicle 2-related protein-like, giving the protein MTSERQDLSAHQNIPAKSAKDFPTWTITPDIGCEKVYTCDEAIDLTGGKGWYVYTLAIVLAFAIMGMTLDMIGLSVVVTSACDLELTQAQQSIVMSMPFLGSVISAYPWGYIADTQGRLKALKIALWTSFILATLSAFSPNWIVFAILRLGSSSFSSGIHSLSLTLLGESCPSRLKGPALIAVLSLMFYTFGVYNASGYFILGLDFVYDLGFIVFSPWRLIALVLSIPLGVSTIFIMFYYESPKFLLNAGDEINAIKILRKISKRNGLKENEYPVQRVVFNEMTQLRKDVPLLQSLKEQFVPLFKPPYLYRSLQLFFITAVLYSNNNGYFAWMPFVTDKLSSLEANDTSSNFCEMITSYQERNTTSICITSVSEFTVQISFIQSTACILLSLVAMWLSSWKKEVHLAVLLTSVVCGVCLPFTKGWLLTVVLFYGFLINCVSMPITFSYYVDVFPTSYRGMATCLGVMVARISALIGTNIVGAYLVSHCTGSLYSWSAFIMCGLLASVFLPANKPKKLC; this is encoded by the exons ATGACATCTGAGAGACAAGACCTGAGTGCCCATCAAAATATTCCGGCAAAAAGTGCCAAAGATTTTCCTACTTGGACTATCACCCCCGACATCGGCTGCGAAAAAGTATATACTTGTGACGAAGCTATTGATTTAACAG GTGGGAAAGGTTGGTACGTTTACACTCTTGCGATAGTCCTGGCGTTTGCGATCATGGGCATGACTCTGGACATGATCGGCCTCTCAGTGGTGGTGACCAGTGCCTGCGATCTGGAACTCACGCAAGCTCAACAGTCGATCGTAATGTCCATGCCTTTTCTTG GATCAGTGATTTCGGCGTATCCTTGGGGCTACATCGCTGACACTCAAGGTCGTCTCAAAGCCTTGAAGATTGCTTTATGGACAAGTTTCATCTTGGCCACACTTAGTGCTTTTTCACCCAACTGGATAGTGTTCGCTATTTTGAGACTGGGTAGCAGTAGTTT TTCTAGTGGAATACACTCCTTAAGTCTAACGTTACTGGGAGAGTCCTGCCCGTCGAGACTAAAAGGACCCGCTTTGATAGCGGTGCTCTCTTTGATGTTCTACACATTTGGAGTGTACAATG CTAGCGGGTATTTCATACTGGGCCTTGATTTTGTATACGATCTCGGCTTCATAGTATTCTCGCCATGGAGGCTTATAGCTCTCGTGTTGTCGATACCACTCGGAGTGTCGACTATATTTATCATGTTTTATTACGAAAGTCCGAAATTTTTGCTAAACGCTGGGGACGAGATAAATGCTATAAAAATACTCAGAAAAATTAGCAAGAGGAATGGTCTTAAAGAGAACGAATATCCA GTTCAAAGAGTAGTTTTCAACGAGATGACACAGTTACGTAAGGACGTTCCACTTCTGCAGTCTCTGAAGGAACAATTCGTGCCCCTGTTCAAGCCGCCGTACCTTTATAGATCCCTACAACTATTTTTCATTACTGCTGTTCTTTACTCAAA CAATAATGGTTATTTCGCCTGGATGCCGTTTGTAACCGACAAGCTGTCTAGCTTGGAAGCCAATGATACATCCAGCAATTTCTGTGAAATGATCACCAGCTATCAGGAGCGCAACACTACTAGC ATCTGCATCACATCAGTGTCTGAGTTTACCGTCCAGATAAGTTTCATACAAAGCACTGCGTGCATTCTCTTGAGCTTGGTCGCCATGTGGCTTTCCTCCTGGAAGAAAGAAGTTCACTTAGCAGTGCTCCTAACGTCAGTGGTCTGCGGCGTTTGCCTTCCCTTCACAAAGGGGTGGCTCTTGACCGTTGTACTATTTTACGGCTTTCTCATAAACTGTGTGTCTATGCCAATAACATTCTCATATTATGTTGATGTTTTTCCCACTTCTTATCG agGGATGGCGACGTGTCTAGGAGTCATGGTGGCGAGGATAAGCGCCTTGATTGGCACGAACATTGTTGGAGCCTATCTCGTCTCTCACTGCACTGGCTCGTTATACAGCTGGAGTGCCTTCATAATGT GCGGCCTGCTTGCTTCAGTTTTCTTACCAGCCAACAAACCCaagaaattatgttaa
- the LOC123657951 gene encoding synaptic vesicle 2-related protein-like, with amino-acid sequence MTHGTYLKKTPEFFEFHRGKECTVWSVKSHRRQEKVYTYDEAIELAGNGWYIIGLALVLLLAFVSMSLDMFGFSVVVSSACDFELTHFQESILLSMPFLGSIFLAYPWGYISDTQGRRKGLLISLWGSYILATLSVFSPHWIVLAALKFGSASLSSGIQSLSLTLIGESCSPKIKSALLIGIPSSLFLTFGVYNTFAYFILSLDFAYDLGFVIFKPWRLLGLVLALPLSVSAILCSFFYESPKFVLNDGHEKKALNILRKISKKNGVKQYPVKRVVLQETTTLRRKDIPFLQSLMEQTFPLFKAPLLFRTLHLFFITAIIYSINNGFYSRLPLVLDTFDAGHVDNSTTDNLCDMFSNYNNLEKDGTCITAVNEFTIWASLIQGLLYCFMNVIVAMLFFKKKLILITMLFVSSLSSVLIPLLPGRILSISLFNGLLMNSLSMTIVFSYYVEMFPTSYRGMAACLGVMVARLSALAGTNLIGTYIMVHCDYTMYLCGILSLGGVVISFFLPPDKPKISSC; translated from the exons atgacgcaCGGGACTTATTTGAAGAAAACTCCAGAATTTTTCGAATTTCACCGAGGTAAAGAGTGTACAGTCTGGAGTGTCAAAAGTCACAGAAGACAGGAGAAGGTGTATACTTATGACGAGGCTATAGAGCTAGCAG GTAACGGATGGTATATAATTGGACTGGCATTGGTATTGTTACTGGCATTTGTGAGCATGTCTTTGGACATGTTTGGGTTCTCTGTGGTAGTAAGCAGTGCCTGCGATTTTGAGCTCACACACTTTCAGGAGAGCATTTTGCTGTCAATGCCATTTCTAG gatCTATATTTTTGGCATACCCTTGGGGTTATATTTCGGACACACAAGGTCGACGGAAGGGATTGCTTATATCTTTATGGGGAAGCTACATCCTGGCCACCCTCAGTGTCTTTTCTCCTCACTGGATTGTCCTAGCTGCATTGAAATTCGGGAGTGCGAGTTT gTCGAGTGGAATACAATCTTTAAGTTTAACTTTGATCGGAGAATCCTGTTCTCCGAAAATAAAAAGTGCGCTGTTAATAGGAATACCTTCTTCACTCTTTTTAACATTCGGAGTTTATAATA ctTTTGCCTATTTTATTTTGAGTCTCGATTTCGCATACGACCTCGGATTCGTAATCTTCAAGCCGTGGAGACTCTTGGGTTTAGTTTTAGCTTTGCCTCTCTCAGTATCAGCTATACTATGCAGTTTCTTTTACGAGAGCCCAAAATTTGTTCTAAATGACGGACATGAAAAAAAGGCTCTAAATATTCTTAggaaaattagtaaaaaaaatggcgtaaaACAATACCCA GTAAAGAGAGTGGTTCTTCAGGAGACGACAACGCTGAGACGCAAGGACATACCGTTTTTGCAGTCTTTAATGGAGCAAACATTTCCTCTGTTCAAGGCGCCTCTACTTTTCCGaactttacatttatttttcatcaccGCCATCATCTATTCAAT caACAATGGCTTCTACTCGCGACTACCCTTGGTGTTGGATACGTTTGATGCAGGCCACGTCGACAACAGCACGACCGACAACCTGTGTGACATGTTCAGCAATTACAACAACTTAGAGAAAGATGGA ACGTGCATAACCGCAGTCAATGAGTTTACCATATGGGCAAGTCTGATCCAAGGACTTTTATATTGTTTCATGAACGTTATCGTCGCAATGCTTTTTTTCAAgaaaaaactaattttgattACGATGCTCTTCGTTTCCTCCCTGTCGAGTGTTTTAATTCCACTGCTCCCGGGAAGAATACTAAGCATTTCTCTTTTTAATGGGTTACTGATGAACTCTCTAAGCATGACAATCGTTTTCTCCTACTACGTCGAAATGTTTCCGACATCGTATCG tGGCATGGCGGCATGTCTAGGAGTGATGGTAGCTCGGTTAAGCGCGCTAGCTGGCACAAATCTTATCGGCACGTACATTATGGTACATTGTGACTATACCATGTATTTGTGTGGAATATTGAGTTTAG GTGGGGTCGTCATATCATTTTTCTTGCCACCGGACAAGCCGAAGATATCGAGTTGTTGA
- the LOC123658114 gene encoding synaptic vesicle glycoprotein 2C-like yields the protein MVPFPGYGCFQWLLLMSCGAVYAVCALSTTTLSFVLPAAECDFNLSSSDKGRLTATPLIGMCVGSYFWGNLADARGRRKAIIGALLLDALAAFLSSLVQSFPAFLACRFFSGFGIIGATGLVFPYFGDFLSLRHRDVMLCRLEVFWTLGTILLPGIAWLIIQDPRFNLTAMGADFQYTSWRVFVAACGIPSLLVVLLLLPFPESPRYLLHVNKTEQALQVLQRIFVVNTKLAEKDFPVESMISASEGEEEEVVAADNNGNETKSPLTWHQRWDAFWNRKKMLVTPPYIGLLVLCCFVDFGLMFSYYTLMMWFPDLFERFSQFSSLFPEVSAGVCEVSANVTRSELLGKQECPQSIDDTVYIHTLVVALSCVPTSLWVGLTINMVGKKLMLVMMLFSSGLAALGLNLVRSSLQNLLLSCVFEAIVSCTEAVLFCVICEIFPTKVAATAMAVTVMSGRVGAIVGNVVFGSLVDQHCIVPIYMFGALLITSGLLCIILPKSTRPERPQ from the exons ATGGTTCCTTTTCCAGGTTATGGCTGCTTTCAATGGCTGCTCCTCATGTCGTGCGGCGCGGTGTACGCGGTCTGCGCGCTCAGCACTACCACCCTGAGCTTCGTACTTCCGGCCGCCGAGTGTGACTTCAACCTATCCTCCAGCGACAAGGGCAGGCTTACAGCCACACCGCTTATAG gCATGTGCGTCGGCTCATACTTTTGGGGCAACCTGGCAGACGCGCGCGGGCGCCGTAAGGCCATCATCGGAGCGTTGCTGCTGGATGCGCTGGCCGCTTTTTTGTCGAGTCTCGTTCAGTCCTTCCCCGCATTTCTGGCTTGCAG ATTTTTCTCCGGCTTCGGTATCATTGGGGCCACGGGCCTCGTGTTCCCATATTTTGGAGATTTCCTCTCTTTACGGCACCGAGACGTAATGTTGTGCAGACTTGAGGTTTTCTGGACCCTAGGTACCATATTATTGCCAG GTATCGCTTGGCTAATCATTCAAGACCCTCGCTTCAACTTGACGGCTATGGGCGCTGACTTCCAGTACACTTCCTGGAGAGTCTTCGTCGCCGCCTGCGGCATCCCTAGCCTCCTGGTGGTGCTGTTACTACTGCCGTTTCCAGAGAGCCCCAGATACTTACTCCACGTGAACAAAACTGAACAGGCGCTACAAGTGCTCCAGAGGATATTCGTTGTTAATACTAAGCTAGCTGAAAAAGACTTTCCC GTGGAATCAATGATAAGCGCCAGCGAAGGTGAAGAAGAGGAGGTAGTGGCAGCTGACAACAACGGCAACGAGACCAAGTCACCTCTCACGTGGCATCAGAGGTGGGACGCATTCTGGAATAGGAAGAAAATGCTGGTCACTCCGCCGTACATCGGACTCCTGGTGCTCTGCTGTTTTGTTGATTTTGGACTTATGTTTAG tTACTACACACTAATGATGTGGTTTCCGGACCTGTTCGAGAGGTTCAGTCAGTTCTCGTCGCTCTTCCCCGAAGTCTCAGCCGGAGTCTGTGAAGTGTCTGCCAATGTCACCAGGAGCGAGTTACTG GGCAAGCAAGAATGTCCTCAAAGCATAGACGACACCGTCTACATTCACACGCTGGTGGTGGCGCTCAGCTGCGTGCCCACTTCGCTGTGGGTCGGCCTCACCATCAACATGGTCGGGAAGAAGTTGATGCTTG TGATGATGTTGTTCAGCTCGGGTCTGGCCGCCCTCGGTCTGAACTTGGTGCGGTCGTCTCTCCAGAACCTGCTGCTCTCGTGCGTCTTCGAAGCGATCGTCAGTTGCACGGAAGCCGTGCTGTTCTGTGTTATTTGTGAAATATTCCCCACTAAAGTTGC CGCCACGGCGATGGCGGTGACGGTGATGAGTGGGCGCGTGGGCGCCATCGTGGGCAACGTGGTGTTCGGCTCGCTCGTTGACCAGCACTGCATCGTGCCCATATACATGTTCGGGGCCCTGCTCATCA CGAGCGGTCTTCTCTGCATCATACTACCCAAGAGCACGCGACCCGAGCGGCCGCAGTGA